TGTTCTTGCCGTGGTCCTGTTGTTCCCGCTCTCGGAAGCTTACGAAGTGCACCGTACCATAGAAGAGACCGCATTGCGAACCACGGAGGAGGAGCcccctaaaaatgttttccacCTTAAACAAGTCCTAAGTAACGTGTGCGGCACAATTGCGCTCGTACACAGTATCGCTAACAACgtcaataaaatacaacttGGTGATGGACTTCTGAAGAATTATATTAATGAAGCCCAAGGCCTGAACTCCGCGGCCAAAGGAGAGCTGCTGGAGAAATCTACTGCGATCCTCGAGGCATACAAAGAATTAGTCCGTAGCTCTAGCCATGAAGCTGAGCAAACTGAAGAACCTGTGAACTACCACTTCGTCACCTTCATTCATAAGGACGGCCATCTGTACGAGTTGGACGGGCGTAAGGACCGACCTATCGACCATGGACCCACCACTGCAGAAGGGCTCCTGGAGGACGCCGCTAAGGTGTGCCGTGAATTTATCGAAAGAGAACCCGACAACATTGGCTTCAATGTTGTGGCTCTAGTGCCGGCTCAGTAATAGCActcatttaaatacctatttctttttcttccctaatgcattattataaattaaacgcGCTTATTACACGTATTATGATGTGtttaaagtaattttatttagtgtagCCATTACTGAACCCTTTTTTATCCTTTTGCGATGAAAGTATCATCGCTAATGAAATAATCGTCGGCAGTCGTGACGTGCACTTGCCGGCGTCATCGTCACGCGATTCTTCGATATG
This portion of the Cydia pomonella isolate Wapato2018A chromosome 7, ilCydPomo1, whole genome shotgun sequence genome encodes:
- the LOC133519867 gene encoding ubiquitin carboxyl-terminal hydrolase-like, which translates into the protein MEALPMESNPDTMNKYLQKLGVPDNWRMVDVIGLEDEALGWVPRPVLAVVLLFPLSEAYEVHRTIEETALRTTEEEPPKNVFHLKQVLSNVCGTIALVHSIANNVNKIQLGDGLLKNYINEAQGLNSAAKGELLEKSTAILEAYKELVRSSSHEAEQTEEPVNYHFVTFIHKDGHLYELDGRKDRPIDHGPTTAEGLLEDAAKVCREFIEREPDNIGFNVVALVPAQ